One genomic region from Pseudomonas sp. R5-89-07 encodes:
- a CDS encoding DotU family type VI secretion system protein, whose amino-acid sequence MHPNDDDRTQFMPRPGGRAPEPARAEPAPLSMPAAPMLTGKSQGLNPLESAAGPLLALLTRLRNTIAHPAPASLRAQLLAYLRQFEERAEAAGVARNEVLLARYALCTALDEAVLSTPWGSTSDWGKQSLLITVHNEAWGGEKVFQLLDHCLQSPRERLYLLELLYLCMCLGFEGRYRVMTDGRSQLEALRERTAAAIRNARGEHERELSPHWRGVTVARDRLAQFMPPWIAVAIGLALLLALLFGLRMKLASDAEPVFKNIHALGEIPVQAIDRPVAQPKVIERPRLAGFLAEDIKAGRVAVEDKVDRSVVTIRGDELFASASSSIVDDYQPLMLRIADAIRKVKGQVRVTGHSDNRPIATLRFPSNWALSEARAKSVLDILAAKTGQAERFSAEGRSDTEPLATNSTAEGRARNRRVEITVLAEGVE is encoded by the coding sequence ATGCACCCCAATGATGATGACCGCACTCAGTTCATGCCGCGCCCCGGCGGCCGTGCGCCGGAACCTGCGCGTGCGGAGCCGGCGCCTTTGTCGATGCCGGCCGCGCCGATGCTCACCGGCAAGAGCCAGGGCCTCAACCCGCTGGAAAGCGCCGCCGGCCCGCTGCTGGCCTTGCTGACGCGGTTGCGCAACACCATCGCGCACCCGGCGCCGGCCAGCCTGCGCGCACAGTTGCTGGCCTATCTGCGCCAATTCGAAGAGCGCGCCGAAGCCGCCGGTGTGGCGCGCAACGAAGTGCTGCTGGCCCGTTACGCGCTGTGCACCGCCCTCGATGAAGCGGTGTTGAGCACGCCGTGGGGCAGCACCAGCGATTGGGGCAAGCAAAGCTTGCTGATCACCGTGCACAACGAAGCCTGGGGCGGCGAGAAGGTCTTCCAGTTACTTGACCACTGCCTGCAAAGCCCGCGGGAACGCCTGTACCTGCTGGAGCTGCTGTACTTGTGCATGTGCCTGGGTTTCGAAGGGCGCTACCGCGTGATGACCGACGGGCGCAGCCAGCTGGAAGCCTTGCGCGAGCGCACCGCAGCGGCGATTCGCAACGCTCGCGGCGAGCATGAGCGCGAGCTGTCGCCGCACTGGCGCGGCGTCACCGTGGCGCGCGATCGCCTGGCGCAGTTCATGCCGCCTTGGATCGCCGTGGCCATCGGCCTGGCGCTGCTTTTGGCGTTGCTGTTTGGCTTGCGCATGAAGCTGGCGTCGGATGCCGAACCGGTATTCAAGAATATCCATGCACTGGGCGAGATCCCGGTGCAGGCCATCGACCGTCCGGTGGCGCAGCCAAAAGTCATCGAGCGGCCACGCCTGGCCGGGTTCCTGGCCGAAGACATCAAGGCCGGCCGCGTCGCGGTGGAAGACAAGGTCGACCGCTCGGTCGTGACCATTCGGGGTGACGAACTGTTTGCGTCCGCCAGCTCCAGCATCGTCGATGACTACCAGCCGCTGATGCTGCGCATCGCCGACGCCATCCGCAAGGTCAAGGGCCAGGTCCGGGTGACCGGCCACAGTGACAATCGCCCGATTGCCACGCTGCGCTTCCCGTCGAACTGGGCGCTGTCCGAAGCACGGGCCAAGTCGGTACTGGACATCCTTGCCGCCAAGACCGGCCAGGCCGAGCGCTTCAGCGCCGAAGGCCGCAGCGACACCGAGCCGTTGGCGACCAACAGTACTGCCGAAGGCCGTGCCCGCAATCGTCGGGTTGAAATCACCGTATTGGCGGAGGGCGTCGAGTGA